The following proteins are co-located in the Paralichthys olivaceus isolate ysfri-2021 chromosome 2, ASM2471397v2, whole genome shotgun sequence genome:
- the LOC138405527 gene encoding E3 SUMO-protein ligase ZBED1-like codes for MILTGHGMNDTRVTRAISLCKRVVSCFSYSWKKRRHLAEVQIQLGLPSYKLITESATRWGSRQQMIERVLEQEGALAKVLSSDIKTRHLVPTWQDLEVLEAVQKVLKPLQDFTDALSGEEYVTLSYVKPVLHLFNESLLACEEGDSELCKSIKTSIVEYLNSKYSEPATTDLLEMASFVDPRFRTTYIPSEKVDALKHRAVLEVETLLADQSSCQQPYLRVPTVPEPADGEAAAVAPKAKKTLASFFKQRTATTTAPTKRGAIENELSSYLQSASVESDTDPLKWWKDHEFVFPALSHLAKKYLLVPASSSPSERVFSCSGNIVTCHRASLKPDAVDRLVFLAQNL; via the coding sequence atgATTCTGACAGGACATGGCATGAATGACACGCGCGTCACTCGGGCCATTTCTCTGTGCAAGAGAGTTGTAAGCTGTTTTTCAtacagctggaagaaaaggagacatcTTGCTGAAGTCCAGATTCAGCTGGGTCTTCCAAGTTACAAACTCATAACCGAGTCTGCCACACGCTGGGGATCGAGGCAGCAGATGATAGAGAGAGTCCTGGAGCAGGAAGGAGCACTAGCCAAAGTCCTGTCTAGTGACATAAAGACCAGGCACCTTGTCCCTACCTGGCAGGACTTAGAGGTCCTAGAAGCAGTCCAAAAGGTCCTGAAACCTCTCCAGGACTTTACCGATGCTTTGTCAGGTGAGGAGTACGTCACTCTATCATATGTGAAACCTGTGCTGCACCTTTTTAACGAAAGTCTCCTGGCATGTGAAGAGGGTGATAGCGAGCTTTGCAAATCGATCAAGACCAGCATTGTTGAGTACCTCAACAGTAAGTATTCTGAACCAGCCACTACTGACCTACTGGagatggcttcatttgtggatcCACGGTTCAGGACCACCTACATCCCAAGTGAAAAGGTCGATGCATTGAAGCACAGAGCTGTCTTGGAGGTGGAGACGCTACTGGCTgatcagagcagctgtcagcagcCTTACTTACGTGTGCCTACTGTGCCTGAGCctgcagatggagaagcagcagcagtagcaccAAAAGCTAAGAAGACACTGGCAAGCTTCTTCAAGCAGCGCACAGCAACCACCACTGCACCAACCAAGAGGGGGGctattgaaaatgaactgtcaaGTTACTTGCAGTCAGCAAGTGTGGAGAGTGACACTGATCCCCTCAAGTGGTGGAAGGATCATGAATTTGTCTTTCCAGCTCTGAGCCACCTGGCAAAAAAGTATCTCTTGGTACCAGCTAGCAGTTCACCCTCCGaaagggttttcagctgcagtggcaaTATTGTGACCTGCCACAGAGCATCTCTGAAGCCAGATGCCGTTGACAGGCTGGTGTTTCTCGCACAAAATCTGTAA